In one Sebastes umbrosus isolate fSebUmb1 chromosome 13, fSebUmb1.pri, whole genome shotgun sequence genomic region, the following are encoded:
- the osbpl6 gene encoding oxysterol-binding protein-related protein 6 isoform X4, whose amino-acid sequence MSHHHQHYQRGPHGRTMSSDDRGSPPVNKSSTPVHKSASSSSSSQRDSRQEADSWEIIEGLKIGQSNVQRPDKHEGFMLKKRKWPLKGWHKRFFVLDNGILKYSKSPIDIQKGKLHGSIDVGLSVMSIKKRARRIDLDTEEHIYHLKVKSQDIFDAWVSKLRHHRLYRQNEIVRSPREATMRPFPPPAAMESPQPASSVVRETKAKPSSLPWQPVAPISNSSLPASYSNGQSKVVAWLQDSEEMDKCAEELARCQSNLTELSRLLQSLEILQRTQSAPNFTDMQVPLSASMSPVRLHSSNPNLCAELVDFQPPVSRLTDNVECATDYIKLQEEFCTIAQKVHSLLKSSFNTVAIEKEKIKQILSDQEQSDQSAQINSLRKSLSQAVSQNAELRTRLNRIHSESVLTEQVVSVNIISTPDEAGEQMGIPLTQQASNESRLSMSESVSEFFDAQEVLLSASSSENEGSDDESYVSDVSDNISEDNASVTDNVSRQMANGDFAGSAFRNGRRSCLPAPCPDTSNINLWNILRNNIGKDLSKVSMPVELNEPLNTLQRMCEELEYSELLDKAAETEDPFERMALVAAFAVSGYSSTYYRAGSKPFNPLLGESYECIREDKGFCFFSEQVSHHPPISACHCESKNFTFWQDVRWKNKFWGKSMEILPIGTVNLMLPRFGDHYEWNKVTTCVHNILSGRRWIEHYGEITIRNTKSSVCLCKLTFVKGNYWSSNVNEVQGFVMDQEGKVIHRLFGKWHEGLYCGVPPSAKCIWRPGSMPTDYELYYGFTRFAIELNELCPELKDALPRTDARFRPDQRHLEEGNLEMASLDKQRIEDLQRVRRKWNEENNIKLEPRFFKKVVDANHRERWVSNNSYWELRKNPGFINMESTVNLW is encoded by the exons ATGtctcaccaccaccaacactaCCAGCGAGGCCCCCACGGCCGCACCATGAGCTCGGACGACAGGGGCTCCCCGCCAGTCAACAAGAGCTCCACGCCAGTTCACAAGagcgcctcctcctcttcctcttcccagCGCGACAGCCGGCAG GAGGCAGACAGCTGGGAAATCATTGAGGGGCTGAAAATCGGCCAGAGCAACGTCCAGAGGCCTGACAAACACGAGGGTTTCATGTTGAAGAAGCGGAAATGGCCCCTGAAAGGCTGGCACAAG CGTTTTTTTGTTCTGGACAATGGTATCCTGAAGTACTCCAAGTCCCCCATTGAT ATCCAAAAAGGCAAGCTTCATGGCAGCATCGATGTCGGCCTCTCCGTCATGTCCATCAAGAAGAGAGCCCGCCGCATCGACCTGGACACTGAGGAGCACATCTATCACCTGAAG GTCAAATCTCAAGACATCTTTGATGCCTGGGTGTCCAAGTTGCGTCATCACCGGCTTTACCGACAGAACGAGATTGTGCGATCTCCCCGGGAGGCCACCATGCGACCGTTTCCTCCCCCAGCTGCCATGGAGTCCCCCCAACCTGCCTCCAGTGTGGTACGAGAAACCAAG GCCAAGCCAAGTAGCCTGCCGTGGCAGCCGGTGGCCCCCATCAGCAACAGCAGCCTGCCTGCCTCCTACAGCAATGGCCAGAGCAAGGTGGTTGCTTGGCTGCAGGACTCAGAGGAGATGGACAAGTGCGCAGAGG AGCTCGCACGATGCCAGTCCAACCTGACCGAGCTGAGCCGGCTATTGCAGAGTTTGGAGATTCTACAGAGGACACAGTCAGCGCCCAACTTCACAGATATGCAG GTCCCTCTGTCTGCCAGCATGTCTCCTGTCCGCCTCCACTCATCCAACCCCAACCTGTGTGCCGAGCTGGTGGACTTTCAACCCCCTGTCTCCCGGCTGACAGACAATGTCGAGTGTGCCACTGACTACATTAAACTTCAGGAGGAATTCTGCACCATCGCCCAGAAAG TCCACTCTCTGCTGAAGTCTTCCTTCAACACGGTGGCcatagagaaagaaaagatcAAACAGATTCTGTCTGACCAGGAGCAGTCGGACCAATCAGCCCAGATCAACTCTCTCAGGAAGTCTCTGTCACAG GCCGTGtcccaaaatgcagaacttcgCACTCGACTCAACCGCATCCACTCTGAATCTGTCCTGACTGAACAAGTTGTCAGTGTGAACATCATCTCCACGCCTGATGAG GCTGGAGAACAGATGGGGATCCCTCTGACTCAGCAGGCCTCTAATGAGAGCCGACTCTCCATGTCAGAGTCCGTCTCTGAGTTCTTTGACGCCCAGGAAGTGCTTCTGTCGGCCAGCTCGTCGGAGAATGAG GGCTCAGACGATGAGTCATATGTCAGCGATGTGAGCGATAACATTTCCGAGGACAACGCCAGCGTGACTGATAACGTCTCCAGACAAA TGGCCAACGGAGACTTTGCTGGCAGTGCCTTCCGTAACGGGCGTCGCAGCTGCCTGCCGGCGCCGTGTCCCGACACCAGCAACATCAACCTCTGGAACATCTTGAGAAACAACATCGGCAAGGACTTGTCCAAAGTGTCCATGCCTGTGGAGCTCAACGAGCCCCTCAACACCCTGCAGCGTATGTGTGAAGAGCTGGAGTACAGCGAGCTGCTGGACAAAGCTGCTGAGACCGAGGATCCCTTTGAACGCATG GCTCTCGTCGCTGCTTTTGCCGTCTCAGGCTACTCATCCACTTACTACAGAGCAGGAAGTAAGCCATTCAACCCGCTACTCGGAGAAAGTTATGAATGTATTCGGGAAGACAAGGGCTTCTGTTTTTTCTCCGAACAG GTGAGCCACCACCCTCCCATCTCTGCCTGCCACTGTGAGTCAAAGAATTTCACCTTCTGGCAAG ATGTGAGATGGAAAAACAAGTTCTGGGGAAAATCGATGGAGATTTTACCGATTGGGACCGTGAATCTCATGCTTCCCAG GTTTGGAGATCACTATGAATGGAACAAAGTCACCACCTGTGTGCACAACATCCTCAGCGGACGACGGTGGATCGAACACTACGGGGAGATCACCATAAGAAACACAAAGAGTAGCGTTTGCCTCTGCAAACTTACATTCGTCAAG GGAAACTACTGGAGTTCTAATGTGAATGAGGTTCAAGGATTTGTGATGGATCAAGAAGGGAAAGTGATTCACAGGCTTTTTGGAAAATGGCATGAGGGCCTTTACTGTGGTGTCCCACCTTCTGCCAAATGCATCTGGAGGCCAG GCTCCATGCCCACAGACTATGAGCTGTACTACGGCTTCACCAGGTTCGCCATTGAACTGAACGAGCTTTGCCCCGAGTTGAAAGACGCTCTGCCCCGCACAGACGCCCGATTCAGGCCCGATCAAAG GCATCTGGAGGAGGGGAACTTGGAGATGGCATCCTTAGACAAGCAGCGTATTGAGGACCTGCAGAGAGTCAGAAGGAAGTGGAACGAGGAGAACAACATCAAACTAGAGCCACGCTTCTTCAA GAAAGTGGTTGATGCCAATCACAGGGAGAGGTGGGTCTCCAACAACTCGTACTGGGAGCTCCGCAAAAATCCCGGCTTCATCAATATGGAATCTACAGTGAACCTGTGGTAG
- the osbpl6 gene encoding oxysterol-binding protein-related protein 6 isoform X6, with protein sequence MSHHHQHYQRGPHGRTMSSDDRGSPPVNKSSTPVHKSASSSSSSQRDSRQEADSWEIIEGLKIGQSNVQRPDKHEGFMLKKRKWPLKGWHKRFFVLDNGILKYSKSPIDIQKGKLHGSIDVGLSVMSIKKRARRIDLDTEEHIYHLKVKSQDIFDAWVSKLRHHRLYRQNEIVRSPREATMRPFPPPAAMESPQPASSVVRETKAKPSSLPWQPVAPISNSSLPASYSNGQSKVVAWLQDSEEMDKCAEELARCQSNLTELSRLLQSLEILQRTQSAPNFTDMQTNCVELSKKEKRLNRRWRTKSVGKDAKFQLQVPLSASMSPVRLHSSNPNLCAELVDFQPPVSRLTDNVECATDYIKLQEEFCTIAQKVHSLLKSSFNTVAIEKEKIKQILSDQEQSDQSAQINSLRKSLSQAGEQMGIPLTQQASNESRLSMSESVSEFFDAQEVLLSASSSENEGSDDESYVSDVSDNISEDNASVTDNVSRQMANGDFAGSAFRNGRRSCLPAPCPDTSNINLWNILRNNIGKDLSKVSMPVELNEPLNTLQRMCEELEYSELLDKAAETEDPFERMALVAAFAVSGYSSTYYRAGSKPFNPLLGESYECIREDKGFCFFSEQVSHHPPISACHCESKNFTFWQDVRWKNKFWGKSMEILPIGTVNLMLPRFGDHYEWNKVTTCVHNILSGRRWIEHYGEITIRNTKSSVCLCKLTFVKGNYWSSNVNEVQGFVMDQEGKVIHRLFGKWHEGLYCGVPPSAKCIWRPGSMPTDYELYYGFTRFAIELNELCPELKDALPRTDARFRPDQRHLEEGNLEMASLDKQRIEDLQRVRRKWNEENNIKLEPRFFKKVVDANHRERWVSNNSYWELRKNPGFINMESTVNLW encoded by the exons ATGtctcaccaccaccaacactaCCAGCGAGGCCCCCACGGCCGCACCATGAGCTCGGACGACAGGGGCTCCCCGCCAGTCAACAAGAGCTCCACGCCAGTTCACAAGagcgcctcctcctcttcctcttcccagCGCGACAGCCGGCAG GAGGCAGACAGCTGGGAAATCATTGAGGGGCTGAAAATCGGCCAGAGCAACGTCCAGAGGCCTGACAAACACGAGGGTTTCATGTTGAAGAAGCGGAAATGGCCCCTGAAAGGCTGGCACAAG CGTTTTTTTGTTCTGGACAATGGTATCCTGAAGTACTCCAAGTCCCCCATTGAT ATCCAAAAAGGCAAGCTTCATGGCAGCATCGATGTCGGCCTCTCCGTCATGTCCATCAAGAAGAGAGCCCGCCGCATCGACCTGGACACTGAGGAGCACATCTATCACCTGAAG GTCAAATCTCAAGACATCTTTGATGCCTGGGTGTCCAAGTTGCGTCATCACCGGCTTTACCGACAGAACGAGATTGTGCGATCTCCCCGGGAGGCCACCATGCGACCGTTTCCTCCCCCAGCTGCCATGGAGTCCCCCCAACCTGCCTCCAGTGTGGTACGAGAAACCAAG GCCAAGCCAAGTAGCCTGCCGTGGCAGCCGGTGGCCCCCATCAGCAACAGCAGCCTGCCTGCCTCCTACAGCAATGGCCAGAGCAAGGTGGTTGCTTGGCTGCAGGACTCAGAGGAGATGGACAAGTGCGCAGAGG AGCTCGCACGATGCCAGTCCAACCTGACCGAGCTGAGCCGGCTATTGCAGAGTTTGGAGATTCTACAGAGGACACAGTCAGCGCCCAACTTCACAGATATGCAG ACCAATTGTGTAGAATtgtcaaagaaagaaaagcgCTTGAACAGAAGATGGAGAACAAAAAGTGTCGGCAAAGATGCAAAATTCCAGCTTCAG GTCCCTCTGTCTGCCAGCATGTCTCCTGTCCGCCTCCACTCATCCAACCCCAACCTGTGTGCCGAGCTGGTGGACTTTCAACCCCCTGTCTCCCGGCTGACAGACAATGTCGAGTGTGCCACTGACTACATTAAACTTCAGGAGGAATTCTGCACCATCGCCCAGAAAG TCCACTCTCTGCTGAAGTCTTCCTTCAACACGGTGGCcatagagaaagaaaagatcAAACAGATTCTGTCTGACCAGGAGCAGTCGGACCAATCAGCCCAGATCAACTCTCTCAGGAAGTCTCTGTCACAG GCTGGAGAACAGATGGGGATCCCTCTGACTCAGCAGGCCTCTAATGAGAGCCGACTCTCCATGTCAGAGTCCGTCTCTGAGTTCTTTGACGCCCAGGAAGTGCTTCTGTCGGCCAGCTCGTCGGAGAATGAG GGCTCAGACGATGAGTCATATGTCAGCGATGTGAGCGATAACATTTCCGAGGACAACGCCAGCGTGACTGATAACGTCTCCAGACAAA TGGCCAACGGAGACTTTGCTGGCAGTGCCTTCCGTAACGGGCGTCGCAGCTGCCTGCCGGCGCCGTGTCCCGACACCAGCAACATCAACCTCTGGAACATCTTGAGAAACAACATCGGCAAGGACTTGTCCAAAGTGTCCATGCCTGTGGAGCTCAACGAGCCCCTCAACACCCTGCAGCGTATGTGTGAAGAGCTGGAGTACAGCGAGCTGCTGGACAAAGCTGCTGAGACCGAGGATCCCTTTGAACGCATG GCTCTCGTCGCTGCTTTTGCCGTCTCAGGCTACTCATCCACTTACTACAGAGCAGGAAGTAAGCCATTCAACCCGCTACTCGGAGAAAGTTATGAATGTATTCGGGAAGACAAGGGCTTCTGTTTTTTCTCCGAACAG GTGAGCCACCACCCTCCCATCTCTGCCTGCCACTGTGAGTCAAAGAATTTCACCTTCTGGCAAG ATGTGAGATGGAAAAACAAGTTCTGGGGAAAATCGATGGAGATTTTACCGATTGGGACCGTGAATCTCATGCTTCCCAG GTTTGGAGATCACTATGAATGGAACAAAGTCACCACCTGTGTGCACAACATCCTCAGCGGACGACGGTGGATCGAACACTACGGGGAGATCACCATAAGAAACACAAAGAGTAGCGTTTGCCTCTGCAAACTTACATTCGTCAAG GGAAACTACTGGAGTTCTAATGTGAATGAGGTTCAAGGATTTGTGATGGATCAAGAAGGGAAAGTGATTCACAGGCTTTTTGGAAAATGGCATGAGGGCCTTTACTGTGGTGTCCCACCTTCTGCCAAATGCATCTGGAGGCCAG GCTCCATGCCCACAGACTATGAGCTGTACTACGGCTTCACCAGGTTCGCCATTGAACTGAACGAGCTTTGCCCCGAGTTGAAAGACGCTCTGCCCCGCACAGACGCCCGATTCAGGCCCGATCAAAG GCATCTGGAGGAGGGGAACTTGGAGATGGCATCCTTAGACAAGCAGCGTATTGAGGACCTGCAGAGAGTCAGAAGGAAGTGGAACGAGGAGAACAACATCAAACTAGAGCCACGCTTCTTCAA GAAAGTGGTTGATGCCAATCACAGGGAGAGGTGGGTCTCCAACAACTCGTACTGGGAGCTCCGCAAAAATCCCGGCTTCATCAATATGGAATCTACAGTGAACCTGTGGTAG